From one Chanodichthys erythropterus isolate Z2021 chromosome 3, ASM2448905v1, whole genome shotgun sequence genomic stretch:
- the LOC137015363 gene encoding stonustoxin subunit alpha-like: MDKQRLQMATHLMYLKQLNCIYIYVYLWLAYLAVINAEEMLQQNPHEIGPLKHQTVGAPRGIPELVEVAALGRPLFPGMLYDCRRDSFIPGVTLWDKKSLSEDLDSRPKPLTDLKFSSSDSLSIKFNLLDVSASLKASFLGGLVEVGGSAKFLRDTKSSHRQSRVTMYYSETTRYEQLTMSQLGRFTYPQVFDQKSATHVVVAVLYGAQAFMVFDRTLSEEENKQEIEGELDAMVKKIPAFSIEANAALKMTDAEKKMAEKITCTFHGDVRLEQNPTTYVEALSLYKTLPTLLKDPQNQVPVKVWLYPLHLLNSKAAQVEREISTRVAFETEAIIEELGETEMTYNELSGNTLVNSFKDIKERLRSFQSSFSIYKAMLLKAVNRVLPAIRGGEMEEKSLEDILKIHRSSPFNAEMLNQWLNDAKSELDLLSSVTKQLEGFTFEDSDHLNSIIINPQLSAVLCLTLTSLKYEDPYLSALNEFLKTDRFKEPYGEQNMVSVASVGKWFNDSDIIAKLSENIRIIRDSYISTQSLSHKFPYNIPVLPHNFLYIISAISDSSNPGSSIYLYVNGKLTNRRAQHMSLSYPELFKHIILKVN, translated from the exons ATGGACAAACAGAGACTCCAG ATGGCGACACATTTGATGTACCTGAAGCAGCTGAACTGCATCTACATTTATGTGTATCTGTGGCTGGCGTATCTTGCTGTGATAAATGCAGAG GAAATGTTACAACAGAATCCCCATGAGATTGGACCTTTAAAACACCAAACTGTAGGAGCACCCAGAGGAATTCCAG AGTTGGTGGAAGTGGCAGCTCTAGGAAGACCTCTGTTTCCTGGTATGCTGTATGACTGCCGCAGGGATTCATTCATTCCAG GTGTTACTCTGTGGGATAAGAAATCACTGAGTGAAGATTTGGACAGTCGTCCAAAGCCCCTGACAGATTTGAAGTTCAGTAGCTCTGACTCTCTCTCGATTAAATTCAATCTCCTCGATGTAAGCGCTTCCCTGAAGGCCAGCTTCTTGGGAGGGCTGGTGGAGGTGGGAGGATCTGCCAAGTTCTTGCGTGACACCAAATCCTCACACCGACAGTCCAGAGTTACAATGTATTACAGTGAAACCACAAGATATGAACAGCTCACTATGTCCCAGCTGGGCCGGTTCACCTACCCTCAGGTGTTCGACCAGAAATCTGCAACTCATGTGGTCgttgctgtgctctatggagcTCAGGCCTTCATGGTGTTTGATCGGACACTTTCAGAAGAGGAAAACAAGCAGGAGATTGAGGGAGAACTGGATGCCATGGTCAAAAAAATCCCTGCTTTTTCTATTGAGGcaaatgcagctttaaaaaTGACAGATGCTGAAAAGAAAATGGCAGAGAAGATCACCTGCACATTTCACGGTGACGTCCGCCTTGAGCAGAACCCCACCACATACGTGGAGGCCTTGAGTTTGTACAAGACGCTTCCCACTCTGCTGAAGGATCCACAGAATCAAGTTCCCGTAAAAGTCTGGCTTTATCCTCTTCATCTTTTGAACTCAAAGGCAGCTCAGGTAGAGAGAGAAATCAGTACACGTGTGGCTTTTGAAACTGAAGCTATAATCGAGGAGCTGGGAGAAACAGAGATGACATACAATGAGCTGTCAGGAAACACACTGGTTAATAGTTTCAAAGACATTAAAGAGAGGCTGCGCTCATTTCAGAGCTCGTTTAGCATTTACAAGGCAATGCTACTGAAAGCAGTCAACAGGGTCTTGCCTGCTATTCGAGGAGGAGAGATGGAGGAGAAGTCTCTGGAAGACATCCTGAAGATCCACAGGAGCTCCCCATTCAATGCTGAGATGCTTAACCAGTGGTTAAACGACGCAAAGTCTGAGCTTGACCTCTTGAGTTCTGTTACCAAGCAACTGGAAGGGTTTACATTTGAAGACTCAGACCATCTCAACAGCATTATTATTAATCCTCAATTATCTGCAGTGCTGTGCTTGACCCTCACTTCTCTGAAGTATGAAGACCCATATCTTTCAGCTTTGAATGAGTTCCTAAAAACTGACAGGTTTAAAGAGCCATATGGGGAACAAAACATGGTTTCTGTGGCTTCTGTAGGAAAGTGGTTTAATGATTCTGATATCATCGCAAAGCTGAGTGAAAACATCAGAATCATCAGAGATTCATACATATCAACCCAGAGTTTAAGTCATAAATTTCCATATAACATCCCTGTATTACCCCATAATTTCCTCTACATTATTTCTGCCATCTCTGATTCATCCAATCCAGGCTCTTCCATCTATTTGTATGTAAATGGAAAACTGACAAACAGACGGGCACAGCACATGTCTCTTTCTTATCCTGAATTATTCAAAcatataattttaaaagtaaactGA